One stretch of Caloenas nicobarica isolate bCalNic1 chromosome 2, bCalNic1.hap1, whole genome shotgun sequence DNA includes these proteins:
- the TIMM21 gene encoding mitochondrial import inner membrane translocase subunit Tim21: protein MLPASLASAGQRGRRLRAALGRWLLAPPGWALPGPGPCLRWRHQPPCREPPPLLWAAGQRFGTRAGGLGAEKPGDNSKRVSVQRGRKEETVLSAAQKVKEAGRDFTYFIVVLVGIGVTGGLLYVIFKELFSSSSPSKIYGDALEKCRSHPEVIGVFGESIKGYGEATRRGRRQFVSHVEYIKDGLKHMRLKFYIEGTESGKRGTVHVEVKENPERGRLEVRYIFVDIDTYPRRTIVIEDNR, encoded by the exons ATGCTGCCCGCCTCCCTCGCCTCggcggggcagcgcggccggcGGCTGCGGGCCGCCCTGGGGCGGTGGCTGCTCGCTCCGCCCGGCTgggcgctgccggggccggggcccTGCCTGAGGTGGCGGCACCAGCCCCCCTGCAGGGAGCCCCCCCCGCTGCTCTGGGCCGCCGGGCAGAGGTTCGGGACgcgggcgggggggctgggAGCTGAGAAACCCGGCGATAATAGCAAACGGGTGTCCGTGCAAAGGGGTCGGAAAGAAGAAACGGTGCTGTCGGCTGCTCAGAAAG TGAAAGAAGCTGGAAGAGACTTTACCTATTTTATTGTGGTGCTTGTGGGAATTGGTGTTACAG GTGGTTTGCTCTATGTGATTTTTAAAGAGCTATTCTCTTCTTCTAGTCCAAGTAAGATCTATGGAGATGCCTTGGAGAAGTGCAGATCTCACCCTGAG GTAATTGGTGTTTTCGGTGAATCTATTAAAGGTTATGGAGAGGCaacaagaagaggaagacgaCAGTTTGTCAG TCACGTTGAATACATAAAGGATGGACTGAAACATATGCGTTTGAAGTTCTATATTGAGGGCACTGAATCAGGGAAGCGGGGAACGGTCCATGTGGAAGTCAAAGAG AATCCTGAAAGAGGAAGACTTGAGGTCCGCTACATATTTGTGGACATTGACACCTATCCTAGAAGAACCATTGTCATAGAAGACAACAGATAG